From one Streptomyces sp. N50 genomic stretch:
- a CDS encoding MASE1 domain-containing protein: protein MAAVVGFEDLRRPAGYALLTLAVAGGYFAAGRLGLLRELVVEGAVFTPVWPPTGVAVACLLIFGLRVLPGIALGVLLVIMSITSLQPTVLVVLAGNTVAPAVAYLMLRGVGFRTDLGRLRDGLALVFLGALSAMLISATCGVGMLVVTDKLAAHSFWPVWLGWWVGDAMGVLIVTPLLLMLRTVRLPLDLHRWKEALLLAATVGVIVPLVTHNRISLLFLIYPLLIWAALRFRFAGSMLCALFASVMATIAATRETGPFAALTHVEVMMKLQAFNGTMALTALLLSSVITEQRNTRLSVEKACQELAEVLEHLTAGDPRQGGRP, encoded by the coding sequence ATGGCTGCTGTGGTGGGTTTCGAGGATCTGCGGCGACCGGCCGGGTACGCCCTCCTGACGCTGGCCGTCGCCGGTGGCTACTTCGCGGCGGGGCGGCTCGGTCTGCTGCGGGAGCTGGTCGTCGAGGGGGCCGTGTTCACCCCCGTCTGGCCGCCCACCGGCGTCGCGGTCGCCTGCCTGCTGATCTTCGGGCTGCGGGTGCTGCCCGGCATCGCCCTCGGCGTGCTCCTCGTGATCATGTCGATCACCTCGCTCCAGCCGACCGTGCTCGTCGTCCTGGCGGGCAACACCGTGGCGCCCGCCGTCGCCTACCTCATGCTGCGCGGGGTGGGCTTCCGCACCGACCTCGGCCGGCTGCGGGACGGCCTCGCCCTGGTGTTCCTCGGCGCCCTCTCCGCCATGCTGATCAGTGCCACCTGCGGGGTCGGAATGCTGGTCGTCACCGACAAGCTGGCCGCCCACTCCTTCTGGCCGGTCTGGCTGGGCTGGTGGGTGGGCGACGCGATGGGCGTGCTGATCGTCACCCCGCTCCTGCTCATGCTGCGTACCGTGCGCCTGCCCCTGGACCTGCACCGGTGGAAAGAGGCCCTGCTGCTCGCGGCCACCGTCGGCGTGATCGTCCCCCTCGTCACCCACAACCGCATCAGCCTGCTGTTCCTGATCTATCCGCTGCTGATCTGGGCGGCGCTGCGCTTCCGCTTCGCCGGCAGCATGCTGTGCGCGCTGTTCGCCTCCGTCATGGCCACCATCGCGGCGACCCGGGAGACGGGCCCGTTCGCCGCGCTGACCCATGTCGAGGTCATGATGAAACTCCAGGCCTTCAACGGCACGATGGCCCTCACCGCCCTGCTGCTGTCCTCGGTCATCACCGAGCAGCGCAACACCCGGCTCTCGGTGGAGAAGGCCTGCCAGGAACTGGCCGAGGTCCTCGAACACCTCACCGCGGGCGACCCGCGCCAGGGCGGCCGCCCCTGA
- a CDS encoding PP2C family protein-serine/threonine phosphatase: MRTSRDPAGSTVVDAGQRSTPPLSWAVVVFWLVVVTLLVAVTGIALGRDTRPAPFLVVLPALLAGRGTVRQTTVASVWVTLVIVGSLVDTPLGTAGADAAVVAFTLVFNGLSVARAAQRIRWESEIARLRSAAAALQRQILRPFPLMTDQLLVHGLYQPVEEDSRVGGDVYEVVSSPYGSRVFIADVQGKGLQAISAAFAVLSAFREAAVTEPTLTAVVDALEEAVLRHNSFAAQTGERERFVTAIVLGIDGEQEVQAINCGHVAPLLLHKERAEPVLRQEPCVPLGLDALAPEPRTVEWFDFPSDGTLLLCTDGVTEARDPSGAFYPLEERAATWGDVLPKDVPATVYGDLRRHTAGMPRDDTALLVLRRRGDAGLA, translated from the coding sequence GTGCGCACCTCGAGAGATCCGGCCGGTTCCACCGTGGTAGACGCAGGGCAGCGCTCCACGCCTCCGCTCAGCTGGGCCGTGGTGGTGTTCTGGCTCGTCGTCGTCACGCTGCTGGTGGCGGTGACCGGTATCGCGCTGGGCCGGGACACCCGGCCCGCCCCCTTCCTGGTGGTGCTGCCCGCGCTGCTCGCCGGGCGCGGAACCGTGCGGCAGACGACCGTCGCCTCCGTGTGGGTGACGCTCGTCATCGTCGGCTCCCTCGTCGACACCCCGCTGGGCACGGCGGGCGCGGACGCGGCCGTCGTCGCCTTCACCCTGGTGTTCAACGGCCTCAGCGTGGCGCGGGCTGCGCAGCGGATCCGCTGGGAGAGCGAGATCGCCCGGCTGCGCTCGGCGGCGGCCGCCCTGCAACGCCAGATCCTGCGCCCGTTCCCCCTGATGACCGACCAGCTCCTGGTCCACGGCCTCTACCAGCCCGTGGAGGAGGACAGCCGGGTGGGCGGCGACGTCTACGAGGTCGTCTCCTCGCCGTACGGCAGCCGCGTCTTCATCGCCGACGTCCAGGGCAAGGGCCTCCAGGCGATCAGCGCCGCGTTCGCCGTGCTGAGCGCCTTCCGCGAGGCAGCAGTGACCGAGCCCACGCTCACCGCCGTGGTCGACGCCCTGGAGGAGGCGGTGCTGCGGCACAACTCCTTCGCGGCGCAGACCGGTGAGCGGGAGCGGTTCGTGACGGCGATCGTCCTGGGCATCGACGGCGAGCAGGAGGTCCAGGCCATCAACTGCGGCCATGTGGCGCCGCTGCTGCTGCACAAGGAGCGGGCCGAGCCGGTGCTCCGGCAGGAACCCTGCGTGCCGCTGGGCCTGGACGCGCTGGCCCCTGAGCCTCGTACCGTCGAATGGTTCGACTTCCCGTCGGACGGCACGCTGCTGCTCTGCACGGACGGGGTGACCGAGGCGCGCGATCCGTCCGGCGCGTTCTATCCCCTGGAGGAGCGGGCGGCGACCTGGGGCGATGTCCTGCCCAAGGACGTACCGGCCACCGTCTACGGCGATCTGCGGCGCCACACGGCGGGGATGCCCCGGGACGACACGGCGCTGCTGGTGCTGCGCAGGCGGGGCGACGCGGGGCTCGCCTGA
- a CDS encoding TerD family protein has protein sequence MSSVSTVAGKVEVRLRWDPSPWGQQPRHLDIVAATYSAEAPHGRPVYVVNSESRAPDGTINMSRHSESGQGYGYMEVMVLELDRLAASFGRVVVGVAIHQNGGTRTFGDLSHARALVVEGYKELLSDDFAGVAGSTAATVAEFTKDASGAWEFRAMVRGFDSEPAGFTAEMGSVSRP, from the coding sequence GTGAGCAGTGTCAGCACAGTCGCGGGGAAGGTCGAAGTACGACTCCGCTGGGATCCGAGCCCTTGGGGGCAGCAGCCGCGCCATCTGGACATCGTCGCGGCGACCTACTCGGCCGAGGCCCCGCACGGACGCCCGGTGTACGTCGTCAACTCCGAGAGCCGGGCGCCGGACGGCACGATCAACATGAGCCGGCACAGCGAGAGCGGCCAGGGGTACGGCTACATGGAGGTGATGGTCCTCGAACTCGACCGTCTCGCCGCGTCGTTCGGCCGGGTGGTCGTCGGGGTGGCGATCCACCAGAACGGCGGGACCAGGACCTTCGGTGATCTCTCGCACGCCAGGGCGCTGGTCGTGGAGGGGTACAAGGAGCTGCTGTCGGACGACTTCGCGGGGGTGGCCGGGTCCACCGCGGCAACGGTCGCCGAGTTCACCAAGGACGCCTCCGGAGCATGGGAGTTCCGCGCGATGGTGCGCGGGTTCGACAGCGAACCGGCGGGGTTCACCGCGGAGATGGGCAGCGTGTCTCGGCCCTGA
- a CDS encoding M20 family metallopeptidase, translating to MHKIADVNADAMLDDLRTLVEVESPSRDLDALRTSAETVAAVIEARLGGRAVLVESEGGPHVHWSGGGTPRVLVLGHHDTVFPLGTLARRPFLVEDGRVTGPGVFDMLGGLVQAIHGLAALEDRSGVEILVTADEEVGSRASRALIEERALACGAVLVAEGAADGGGVKTGRKGCGTFEVSVVGRASHAGLEPAAGVNALVEAAHQVLHIAALARPEVGTTVTPTVASAGTLDNVVPAQATVVVDVRVESAEEKERIEAAFAALAPHVDEAVITVEGSVGRPPMPESAAAGLFAVARELLPGLEGRAVGGGSDGNFTAALGVPTLDGLGAVGGGAHADHEYLLVASMAERAHLVAGLVDAIRSA from the coding sequence ATGCACAAGATCGCCGATGTGAATGCCGACGCGATGCTCGACGACCTCCGCACCCTCGTCGAAGTCGAGTCCCCCTCCCGCGACCTGGACGCCCTGCGGACATCGGCCGAGACCGTCGCCGCCGTCATCGAGGCGCGGCTCGGCGGGCGGGCCGTGCTCGTCGAGAGTGAAGGCGGGCCGCACGTCCACTGGTCCGGTGGTGGGACACCCCGGGTGTTGGTCCTCGGTCACCACGACACCGTGTTCCCGCTGGGCACCCTCGCGCGCCGCCCCTTCCTGGTCGAGGACGGCCGGGTGACCGGACCCGGTGTCTTCGACATGCTCGGCGGTCTGGTGCAGGCGATCCACGGGCTGGCGGCGCTGGAGGACCGTTCCGGCGTCGAGATCCTGGTGACCGCCGACGAGGAGGTCGGTTCCCGCGCCTCCCGGGCGCTGATCGAGGAACGCGCCCTCGCCTGCGGTGCCGTGCTCGTGGCCGAGGGTGCCGCCGACGGCGGGGGCGTGAAGACCGGCCGTAAGGGATGCGGCACGTTCGAGGTGTCCGTCGTGGGGCGGGCCTCGCACGCGGGGCTGGAGCCCGCGGCCGGGGTCAACGCGCTGGTCGAGGCGGCCCACCAGGTGCTGCACATCGCGGCGTTGGCGCGGCCCGAGGTGGGCACGACGGTCACGCCGACCGTCGCGTCCGCCGGGACATTGGACAACGTCGTTCCCGCGCAGGCGACCGTCGTCGTGGACGTGCGGGTCGAGTCGGCCGAGGAGAAGGAACGGATCGAGGCCGCGTTCGCCGCCCTCGCGCCGCATGTCGACGAGGCCGTGATCACCGTGGAGGGAAGTGTCGGTCGGCCGCCCATGCCCGAGTCGGCCGCGGCCGGACTGTTCGCTGTGGCGCGGGAGTTGTTGCCCGGGCTCGAAGGCCGGGCGGTCGGCGGCGGCAGCGACGGGAACTTCACGGCCGCGCTGGGGGTGCCGACGCTCGACGGGCTGGGCGCGGTCGGGGGCGGGGCCCACGCCGACCACGAGTATCTGCTCGTCGCGTCGATGGCCGAGCGGGCGCACCTCGTCGCCGGGCTGGTGGACGCGATCCGGAGCGCCTGA
- the argG gene encoding argininosuccinate synthase, with amino-acid sequence MSKVLTSLPTGERVGIAFSGGLDTSVAVAWMRDKGAVPCTYTADIGQYDEPDIASVPGRAQAYGAEIARLVDCRAALVEEGLAALTCGAFHIRSGGRAYFNTTPLGRAVTGTLLVRAMLEDDVQIWGDGSTFKGNDIERFYRYGLLANPHLRIYKPWLDADFVTELGGRKEMSEWLLAHELPYRDSTEKAYSTDANIWGATHEAKTLEHLDTGVETVEPIMGVRFWDPSVEIVTEDVTIGFDQGRPVTINGKEFSSPVDLVMEANAIGGRHGLGMSDQIENRIIEAKSRGIYEAPGMALLHAAYERLVNAIHNEDTVAQYHNEGRRLGRLMYEGRWLDPQALMVRESLQRWVGSAITGEVTLRLRRGEDYSLLDTSGPAFSYHPDKLSMERTEDSAFGPVDRIGQLTMRNLDIADSRAKLEQYAGLGLIGTGNTAIGAAQAAATGLIGSMPEGGAEAIASRGEVSEDDALLDRAAMESGTD; translated from the coding sequence ATGTCTAAGGTCCTCACCTCCCTCCCCACCGGCGAGCGCGTCGGCATCGCCTTCTCGGGCGGACTCGACACCTCCGTCGCGGTCGCCTGGATGCGCGACAAGGGTGCCGTCCCCTGCACCTACACCGCCGACATCGGCCAGTACGACGAGCCCGACATCGCCTCGGTGCCCGGCCGCGCGCAGGCCTACGGCGCCGAGATCGCGCGTCTGGTCGACTGCCGTGCGGCGCTGGTCGAGGAAGGTCTGGCCGCGCTGACCTGCGGCGCGTTCCACATCCGCTCCGGCGGGCGCGCCTATTTCAACACCACCCCGCTGGGCCGTGCCGTCACCGGCACGCTGCTGGTCCGGGCGATGCTGGAGGACGACGTCCAGATCTGGGGCGACGGCTCGACCTTCAAGGGCAACGACATCGAGCGGTTCTACCGCTACGGCCTGCTGGCCAACCCGCATCTGCGGATCTACAAGCCCTGGCTGGACGCCGACTTCGTGACGGAGCTCGGCGGCCGCAAGGAGATGTCGGAGTGGCTGCTCGCGCACGAGCTGCCGTACCGCGACAGCACGGAGAAGGCGTACTCCACCGACGCCAACATCTGGGGCGCCACCCACGAGGCCAAGACGCTGGAGCACCTGGACACGGGTGTGGAGACCGTCGAGCCGATCATGGGCGTGCGCTTCTGGGACCCGTCGGTCGAGATCGTCACCGAGGACGTGACGATCGGCTTCGACCAGGGCCGCCCGGTGACGATCAACGGCAAGGAGTTCTCCTCCCCCGTCGACCTCGTCATGGAGGCCAACGCGATCGGCGGCCGGCACGGCCTGGGCATGTCCGACCAGATCGAGAACCGGATCATCGAGGCGAAGAGCCGCGGTATCTACGAGGCCCCGGGCATGGCCCTGCTGCACGCGGCCTACGAGCGCCTGGTGAACGCGATCCACAACGAGGACACGGTCGCCCAGTACCACAACGAGGGCCGGCGCCTCGGCCGGCTGATGTACGAGGGCCGCTGGCTGGACCCGCAGGCCCTGATGGTCCGGGAGTCCCTGCAGCGCTGGGTCGGCTCGGCGATCACCGGTGAGGTCACCCTGCGGCTGCGGCGCGGCGAGGACTACTCGCTGCTCGACACCTCGGGCCCGGCGTTCAGCTACCACCCCGACAAGCTCTCCATGGAGCGCACCGAGGACTCGGCCTTCGGCCCCGTCGACCGCATCGGCCAGCTCACGATGCGCAACCTCGACATCGCCGACTCCCGCGCCAAGCTGGAGCAGTACGCCGGCCTCGGCCTGATCGGCACCGGCAACACCGCGATCGGCGCCGCGCAGGCCGCCGCGACCGGCCTCATCGGCAGCATGCCCGAGGGCGGCGCCGAGGCCATCGCCTCGCGCGGCGAGGTCTCCGAGGACGACGCGCTGCTCGACCGCGCGGCGATGGAGTCCGGCACGGACTGA
- a CDS encoding ABC transporter substrate-binding protein produces MSNIRITRKVLVAAGTVLLLTGAAACSSSSDSGSSGSKGGASGKKVRLITGVKSDPFYITMTCAAQTEAKAKGMEFSADGSAQWDVSVQRPLIDSVAATRPDGLLISPVDTSALTPSLKQIQSSGTKVALVDTTVSDSSIGITRISSDNEKGGRVAADALAKLMNEKGSAIVISVKPGVSTTDARIKGFTEEMKKYPNIKMLPTLYDNDLPATAASQIQSTLAAHPDLGGVFAGNTNTGQGIATGLKQAGKEGKVQVAAFDAEPDEIASLKAGTLQVLVAQDPAAIGKEAVDQLAAAFEGKTVQKSIGTNMVAITKANMNQPEISKYFYKAGC; encoded by the coding sequence ATGTCGAACATCCGCATCACGCGCAAAGTACTGGTCGCAGCCGGCACCGTACTGCTCCTGACCGGCGCCGCCGCCTGCAGTTCGTCGAGCGACAGCGGCAGTTCGGGGTCGAAAGGAGGGGCCTCCGGCAAGAAGGTCCGGCTGATCACCGGCGTGAAGAGCGACCCCTTCTACATCACCATGACCTGCGCGGCGCAGACCGAGGCCAAGGCCAAGGGCATGGAATTCAGCGCCGACGGCTCCGCCCAGTGGGACGTGTCGGTCCAGCGCCCGCTCATCGACTCGGTGGCCGCGACCCGGCCGGACGGGCTGCTGATCTCGCCGGTCGACACCAGCGCGCTCACCCCCTCGCTCAAGCAGATCCAGTCGTCCGGGACCAAGGTCGCGCTGGTGGACACCACGGTCTCCGACTCCTCGATCGGCATCACCCGCATCTCGTCCGACAACGAGAAGGGCGGCCGGGTGGCGGCCGACGCGCTGGCCAAGCTGATGAACGAGAAGGGCTCGGCCATCGTCATCAGCGTCAAGCCCGGCGTCTCCACCACCGACGCCCGCATCAAGGGCTTCACGGAGGAGATGAAGAAGTACCCGAACATCAAGATGCTGCCCACCCTCTACGACAACGACCTGCCGGCCACCGCGGCCTCGCAGATCCAGTCGACGCTGGCGGCCCACCCCGACCTGGGCGGTGTCTTCGCGGGCAACACGAACACCGGCCAGGGCATAGCCACCGGTCTCAAGCAGGCGGGCAAGGAGGGCAAGGTGCAGGTGGCCGCGTTCGACGCCGAGCCGGACGAGATCGCCTCGCTCAAGGCGGGCACCCTGCAGGTCCTGGTCGCGCAGGACCCGGCGGCGATCGGCAAGGAGGCCGTCGACCAGCTCGCCGCCGCGTTCGAGGGCAAGACGGTCCAGAAGTCGATCGGCACCAACATGGTCGCCATCACCAAGGCGAACATGAACCAGCCCGAGATCAGCAAGTACTTCTACAAGGCGGGGTGTTGA
- a CDS encoding ABC transporter permease, with amino-acid sequence MSANSQDIKPAAPAQEPPPADAGRLAIPPWLRRAAGISELWTFVILVALVAFFTIAAPGKFFTTYDITQIAVNAAIYLVLGVGMTFVIITAGIDLSIGSVLVLAAVAAGEYNIHHGGPTAGWFTVAVCVVIALAVGAGWGALQGAVVATGKVPPLIVTLGGLGAALGIAELATGGQDPSGASAAHLQNSLGFGKLLGIPWMVILAAIVTALFGAVLGATKFGSHTLAIGSNPTAVRRAGIPVGRHLIKVYGLMGLLAGLGAVMWLASYGTTSIAGHSTDNLKVITAVVLGGTSLFGGRGSVLGTVIGVFIPAVLTTGLIVIGVQQYWQDVAVGVVLVAAVYIDQMRRKTRERA; translated from the coding sequence ATGAGCGCCAACAGCCAGGACATCAAGCCGGCCGCCCCGGCACAGGAGCCGCCCCCGGCCGACGCGGGACGCCTCGCGATACCTCCGTGGCTCCGACGGGCCGCCGGAATCAGCGAGTTGTGGACCTTCGTGATCCTCGTCGCGCTGGTCGCGTTCTTCACCATCGCGGCGCCGGGCAAGTTCTTCACCACGTACGACATCACGCAGATCGCCGTGAACGCGGCCATCTATCTGGTGCTCGGTGTCGGCATGACGTTCGTGATCATCACCGCGGGCATCGACCTGTCGATCGGCTCGGTGCTGGTGCTCGCGGCGGTGGCCGCCGGTGAGTACAACATCCATCACGGCGGGCCCACCGCCGGCTGGTTCACGGTCGCGGTCTGCGTCGTCATCGCCCTTGCGGTGGGGGCGGGTTGGGGCGCGCTGCAGGGCGCGGTGGTGGCGACCGGGAAGGTGCCGCCGCTGATCGTGACCCTGGGCGGACTGGGCGCGGCACTGGGCATCGCCGAACTCGCCACCGGCGGCCAGGACCCCTCCGGAGCCTCCGCCGCGCACCTCCAGAACAGCCTGGGATTCGGCAAGTTGCTCGGCATCCCCTGGATGGTGATCCTCGCCGCGATCGTCACCGCCCTGTTCGGCGCGGTCCTCGGCGCCACGAAGTTCGGCAGCCACACCCTGGCCATCGGCTCCAACCCGACCGCCGTCCGCCGCGCGGGCATCCCGGTGGGCCGCCACCTGATCAAGGTCTACGGCCTGATGGGCCTCCTGGCGGGTCTCGGCGCGGTGATGTGGCTGGCGTCGTACGGCACGACGTCGATCGCCGGGCACTCCACCGACAACCTGAAGGTGATCACCGCGGTGGTCCTGGGCGGCACCAGCCTGTTCGGCGGGCGGGGGTCGGTACTGGGCACCGTGATCGGCGTCTTCATCCCCGCGGTGCTGACCACCGGGCTGATCGTCATCGGCGTCCAGCAGTACTGGCAGGACGTCGCCGTCGGTGTCGTCCTGGTCGCCGCCGTCTACATCGACCAGATGCGCAGGAAGACCCGAGAGCGTGCGTGA
- a CDS encoding ATP-binding cassette domain-containing protein has product MASAREPLLAAHGVVKRFGHVQALSGADFTAYAGEVVALIGDNGAGKSTLVNVLSGVLTPDEGEVRLDGTPVRFTGPMDAQRHGVETVYQDLSLAPDLDAASNLYLGRELVRGGLLGRLGVLDRPTMRREAIAAFGELGVELKDVTAPVTTLSGGQRQSVAVARAVAFANKVIFMDEPTAALGVVQRARVLETVRRVADRGICVVLISHNMPEVLSVADRIEVLRLGRRVASFTAADATIEKLVGAMTGSLDEPAPNGNHDPIGATEAEDGR; this is encoded by the coding sequence ATGGCCTCTGCAAGAGAACCCCTTCTCGCGGCACACGGCGTGGTCAAGCGTTTCGGCCATGTCCAGGCGCTCTCGGGCGCCGACTTCACGGCCTACGCCGGCGAGGTCGTCGCACTGATCGGTGACAACGGCGCCGGCAAGTCGACGTTGGTGAACGTACTTTCCGGCGTCCTCACCCCGGACGAGGGCGAGGTGCGCCTGGACGGGACGCCGGTCCGGTTCACGGGGCCGATGGACGCGCAACGGCACGGAGTCGAGACCGTCTACCAGGATCTCTCCCTGGCGCCGGATCTTGACGCCGCGTCAAATCTCTATCTGGGAAGGGAACTTGTGCGCGGAGGCCTGCTCGGCCGCCTGGGCGTGCTCGACCGGCCCACCATGCGCCGGGAGGCGATCGCGGCGTTCGGTGAACTGGGCGTGGAACTGAAAGATGTAACGGCTCCTGTGACAACGTTGTCAGGAGGGCAGCGGCAGTCGGTGGCCGTGGCGCGCGCGGTGGCCTTCGCCAACAAGGTCATCTTCATGGACGAACCGACCGCCGCCCTGGGCGTCGTCCAGCGCGCCCGCGTTCTGGAGACCGTCCGCAGGGTCGCCGACCGGGGCATCTGCGTCGTCCTCATCAGCCACAACATGCCCGAGGTGCTGTCGGTCGCCGACCGGATCGAAGTACTGCGGCTGGGCCGCCGGGTCGCGTCGTTCACGGCGGCCGACGCCACGATCGAGAAACTCGTCGGCGCCATGACCGGATCGCTGGACGAGCCCGCGCCGAACGGGAACCACGACCCGATCGGCGCGACGGAAGCGGAGGACGGGCGATGA
- a CDS encoding LacI family DNA-binding transcriptional regulator: MKDVAAEAGVSVMTVSRVVNGEAGVAPLTAARVEAAVRKLGYQRDDVARQLRRTDRLSQTIGLMVDNVADPFMAAVASATEDVAHRRGNMVLIGSSRADLHREREVIAAFTARRVDGLILTPVAGDHRVLRSAQARGTKIVCVDRVAPGLDVDTVVVDNFGAVRQAVRHLIAHGHRRICYLGDKPEIWTFGERHRGYLAALDAAGIDADPALVRHGLRSGADAARAVTAILSAPEPPTAVLAGNEVLAFGVRAVLPAGVAFIAFDDFALAAQLTPPVTVIAQDPVALATSAAHLLFARIHGDTSPPRRVVMPTELIPRGSGEIPGPGTPITTPRR, translated from the coding sequence ATGAAGGACGTGGCCGCGGAAGCGGGCGTCAGCGTCATGACGGTGTCCCGGGTGGTCAACGGCGAGGCGGGCGTGGCGCCCCTCACCGCGGCCCGCGTGGAGGCCGCCGTCCGCAAACTGGGCTATCAACGCGACGACGTGGCACGGCAGTTACGCCGTACGGACCGACTGAGCCAGACCATCGGACTGATGGTGGACAACGTTGCCGACCCCTTCATGGCCGCCGTCGCCTCGGCCACCGAGGACGTCGCCCACCGGCGCGGCAACATGGTCCTCATCGGCTCCAGCCGCGCCGACCTCCACCGTGAACGCGAGGTCATCGCGGCTTTCACCGCCCGCCGCGTCGACGGGCTGATCCTCACCCCGGTCGCGGGAGACCACCGCGTGCTGCGCTCGGCGCAGGCGCGGGGCACGAAGATCGTGTGTGTGGACCGGGTGGCGCCCGGACTCGACGTGGACACCGTGGTGGTGGACAACTTCGGCGCGGTCCGGCAGGCCGTACGCCACCTCATCGCGCACGGCCATCGCCGCATCTGCTACCTCGGCGACAAGCCGGAGATCTGGACCTTCGGCGAACGGCACCGCGGTTATCTGGCGGCCCTGGACGCCGCCGGCATCGACGCCGATCCGGCGCTCGTGCGGCACGGATTACGGTCCGGCGCGGACGCGGCCCGGGCCGTCACCGCGATCCTCTCCGCACCGGAGCCGCCCACGGCGGTCCTCGCGGGCAACGAGGTTCTCGCGTTCGGTGTACGGGCGGTGCTGCCCGCCGGCGTCGCGTTCATCGCCTTCGACGACTTCGCGCTGGCCGCGCAGCTGACGCCGCCGGTCACGGTCATCGCGCAGGACCCGGTCGCCCTCGCGACGAGCGCCGCGCATCTGCTGTTCGCCCGGATCCACGGCGACACGTCACCGCCGCGCAGAGTCGTCATGCCGACCGAGCTGATCCCGCGCGGGTCGGGGGAGATCCCGGGCCCCGGTACGCCGATCACGACTCCTCGGCGCTGA
- a CDS encoding DUF4177 domain-containing protein produces MSNAYTFEYKVVSFRESLIGDALDSDKLEKVLNKHAEDGWGLKAITAADVKGRIGPGAVEGLLLTFERPRA; encoded by the coding sequence ATGAGCAACGCCTACACGTTCGAGTACAAGGTCGTCAGTTTCCGGGAGTCGCTGATCGGCGACGCGCTGGACAGCGACAAGCTGGAGAAGGTCCTCAACAAGCACGCCGAGGACGGCTGGGGCCTCAAGGCCATCACCGCCGCCGACGTCAAGGGCCGCATAGGTCCCGGCGCGGTCGAGGGCCTGCTCCTCACCTTCGAGCGGCCTCGCGCGTAA
- a CDS encoding DUF6629 family protein has product MCWSAKADLVAGAAVAAVGVACVVRARRRTDLPMAALPLLLGAHQIVESAVWAADGGSGPATLAWAVIAMPLLAVWVPVGVWCAASRRARPRIGVLVAIGAATAAALAHALVVHPVTAEIRGHTLGYVVDLPYAQLVIAGYLVATIGSLLLSGERGLVVLGILVTAGAMVCWTLWELEFVSTWCAVAAVSSLVLFFWVNGRDREPGRRPYVGAGRGGSTG; this is encoded by the coding sequence ATGTGCTGGAGTGCGAAGGCCGACCTCGTGGCGGGCGCGGCGGTCGCCGCCGTAGGAGTGGCGTGCGTGGTCCGGGCGCGCAGGCGGACCGATCTCCCGATGGCCGCGCTGCCGTTGCTGCTCGGCGCCCACCAGATCGTGGAGTCGGCGGTGTGGGCGGCCGACGGGGGCTCGGGACCGGCCACGCTCGCCTGGGCCGTCATCGCCATGCCCCTGCTGGCGGTGTGGGTCCCGGTGGGCGTGTGGTGCGCCGCGTCCCGGCGGGCCCGGCCCCGGATCGGTGTACTGGTCGCGATCGGCGCGGCGACTGCGGCCGCCCTCGCCCACGCCCTGGTCGTACACCCCGTGACGGCCGAGATCCGCGGCCACACCCTCGGCTACGTCGTGGACCTGCCCTACGCCCAACTGGTCATCGCCGGCTACCTCGTGGCGACGATCGGCTCGCTGCTGCTGTCCGGTGAGCGCGGGCTGGTGGTGCTGGGGATCCTGGTCACGGCCGGCGCGATGGTCTGCTGGACGCTGTGGGAGCTGGAGTTCGTCTCGACGTGGTGCGCGGTCGCCGCGGTGTCCTCGCTGGTCCTCTTCTTCTGGGTGAACGGCCGGGACCGGGAGCCGGGGAGGCGGCCCTACGTCGGTGCGGGGCGCGGCGGGTCCACAGGCTGA